The Nymphaea colorata isolate Beijing-Zhang1983 chromosome 5, ASM883128v2, whole genome shotgun sequence DNA segment AAGTAGTTTTGTTGCTTTGCCACTGGTAATGGTTATGATCAACAATCGGTGCATTGCTGGTTCTACGCCGTTGCTCATGTCTATTTTCCAGATCCATTCCACTTGACAGATTCAGTTGATTGGTGACACGGGTGTTATGTAGTTGATATGAGATTGTGTTGATGGCTATTTTGATTGGGTTTGAaacaaattcttttgtttttgtgtccTCTCCATCCCTCAGATGCAACGGTCCGACCAATCCAATTATGGTGCTACTAATTAATGTAGACAAAATTattaactttttcctttttggaagGAGCTAAATTGTTCTTGTATATTTGGCCAGCCTACAATACATTTTttctctcattatatatatatatatcagtgtcacaaaaaatgcgtttttttaaaacattaaaaatgaaaaaaacgtgaaaaacatttttttttgcttttttatgtttttaatgccaaatatttttttttcattttctatttgttgcaaatctacttatttttatCTTTGTGATATTATTTTCCCACTTGTTTtattttcccttcatttttagtttttttttttaattttaccgtaatttttccctttttttgagCTTGctatattatacccgagaaaaaccttaccgtttaaaactttgaaatgttatttgtgaatacacacacacacacatgcctTTTTCTATAGAAAATGGTATTTCAAAGTTGTTCCTCCATTCAAAACATAATAAATTATCATTCACCACATCTCATCAATTAACATCATGGTTCGCGCTGCAGTTCTGAGTCAAAAGTTGCTAAATAACACACATTGGTTGTCAGTCTACCATTTTGAGCAAGATGAAATGACtcaagaaagaaacagaaagtTAAACACCAAGTTCAGGTGCCAAATATGTATTTCAGAAAAAGCTGTAACACACGGATTGTGGGGCACAAAGCTATACAGTTCTTAATACTGTAAAAGGGTTTTGAGAACTTTATGGAGTAACCTTATTTTCTGCCTTTGAATACACATCATATGTGGTGTTGCGAGCCTAGGATAGTTGGTACTCTTTAGTAATGCTACATATTATAATTTTAAGAGGCTAAACTTGCATTTGCAACATTAAAGAAGACAATTGCATTATTTATTCTCTTGTGCAtgttcatttatatatgaagTTACTAGCTATAATgcattgtcacataaaacactttttattcaaaaaaaacgcgtataaaacatgaaaaacaagtcagccatataaaatgtgaaaaaaacaccaaaaaataaaaaacacgaaAACAACGCATATAATACACGTTTTGCTcgtgtttttgtatttttattaatttttattttgttataattttcaggatttattaaatggtttaaattttttaagaattcGCTGAGATTTTTACGAGAtattcctgagatatacaactttgccgtattatacatgagaaattcctcgccatataatacccgtacacattttttgtgacaatgctatAATGATCCTAACAATATTTTACTGAGTGAAATGACCACAACTCTCTTAATTGCTTCTTTTcgagaaacttttttttttttttggaggaaaTCTAAAGTAACTTTTGACATTAAAGTGTATATGACTTAACAAAtatcatttctttgaggatGTTAAATCAGTTTTTTCAGCTAATTTCGATGGTCTGCACCCAAAAGGTGCAGATGACGTCCATAAGGTTGTCTAATGTGACATCATGGTGGGAGTCCTCAACAAAGACATTAGGtttctaaatatattttttcttttttgtttctggaATCTTGTGTTCTGATGTTTCTGATATTTTCACTTTGCAGTGGCATTTCATGGTGTGATGACTCGTTAGCATTAGTCTATGAATCCTGGTACAAGACAAGGCGTACTAGAACATGGGTTATCTCTCCTGGAAACAAAGAAGTGAATCCACGCATATTGTTTGACAGATCATCAGAAGATGTGTATTCTGATCCTGGCTCCCCTATGTTGCGGAGAACATCTGCTGGAACCTATGTTATAgcaaagataaaaaagaatgaTGAGGGGACTTATATTTTGTTGAATGGAAGTGGGGCAACACCTGAAGGAAACATCCCGtttcttgatttatttgatatGTATGTTATTCTTGCAGTCATAGATTGAAATAACTGTTGCATTATAAGCTTTTCTTACATCATAATGGGAACtaatttccttctcttctcaGAAATACTGGGAACAAAGAGCGGATATGGCAGAGCGATAAGCAAAAGTACTATGAAACAGTTATAGCTTTGATGTCAGACCAACATGACTGTGATTTGCACATTGACCAACTGAAAATATTGACATCAAAGGAATCAAAAACTGAAAATCCTCAGTACTATCTAGTTAGTTGGCCAGATAAGCGAGTTCACCAGATAACTCATTTTCCTCATCCCTATCCACAACTTGCTGATTTACAAAAGGAGCTGATCAAGTACCAACGCATGGATGGTGTTCAGCTTACTGCTACTCTTTATTTGCCTCCAAATTATGATCCTTCTAAAGATGGGCCTCTACCTTGTTTGTTCTGGTCTTATCCTGGAGAGTTTAAGAGTAAAGATGCAGCTGGACAGGTCCGCGGTTCCCCTAATGAGTTTGCAGGAATAGGTCCAACATCAGCACTTCTTTGGTTGGCTAGAGGGTACTGTGATTTgttctcttcatttttcatgtatCCTTGTGTCTCTGTATATATTTTAGTAGGATCGTTTAAGTTCTTCTCTTACTGTTCCTTACGCAATACATAATTACATATTGTCCACATATCCCTAGTGCCGATTATCCAGGACACATGAtagaaagtttttttatttctctttacATTTTTGGATAGTTCTTGGAGATATTTATAGATGTATCTTACAGGTTTGCTATTTTATCTGGACCCACGATCCCAATCATTGGAGAGGGTGATGATGAGGCAAATGACAGGTAAAATTTCAAGTTGATACCTTTGGATTCACTTTTCTGTCACAGTTCCGAAATGTTCCCCCCTTCTGCTGGTCTCTTCCTACTGGTTTTGGTCTTTCGTATGAGAATAATTCTTGCTCTTTTTAAATCTAATTTCCTGTCCTATGCAAAGTATAATAACTTCATTATGGATGTACTTTggattttaatttgttttgtgTTATTAGATACTTTTAACTGTACATAGTAACTGGCTGCTCTTGTTTATTATTGCTTGCTTTTAGGTATGTTGAACAATTGGTTGCTAGTGCAGAGGCTGCTGTGAAGGAAGTTGTGCAAAGAGGGGTAAGAATTAAAGTATTTCTGTGTCTTGCATCTCAAGTCCGTTATTGCAGTTACTGAAAGGGGCCACTTTGCATAGGTGGCTCATCCAAGTAAGATAGCAGTTGGTGGGCATTCTTATGGTGCATTTATGACAGCAAACCTTTTGGCACATGCCCCTCATCTTTTCTCTTGTGGCATTGCTCGGTCTGGAGCCTACAATAGAACTCTCACTCCATTTGGTTTCCAGGTAGTTTACACATCTATGACCAATTGACAACTTGGAATGCAAAttttccattgaaaaaaaatgcttgtaAGTTACTGTTCTGTAATATGTATGTGCTAACCATGTGACTCGACAGAATGAGGATAGAACACTCTGGGAAGCAACCAGCACATATGTCGAGATGAGCCCCTTCATGTCTGCTAACAAAATCAAGAAGCCCATTTTGCTTATTCATGGGGAAGAAGATAACAACCCAGGAACACTAACAATGCAGGTATGGATGTTTTAAGACCATTTCTCATAATTAATGAATATTGTAATAATAATTAATTGCACATTGGtttatgttttctatttgtaAGGTTTTTCTTGCCTTTATCTCAATCTTTTTGTTGCTTTATCTCTTGCTTCTATCTCTTTAGGAGATATCACTGATCTAGGCAACCATATCCGACTTCCTCATAATACAATTCATGAATatcacaaataaaattactctAAAAGCATAGTCCTTTCACTTTGATGATGTATTTGTCATCTTATCATTGTGACCATTCACTAGAAGCTCCTTTGATTTGCCTGGTGGAGAATTTACTCTGCACTTCTTgagtttctctttctctctctctctctctctctctctctctctctcacatgcacacatccacacacacactttCCCTAACACGGGCTAGCAACGCATATACATGTGCTTGAATTTAAGCACCCAATTGAAAGTGGACACGTGGTTTCTTATATTAACTATCTGGTAGTCGCAAATTTTATTGTTACTGTTCTAGTTATGGTTATCGTGTACTTGGTGGGTGAAgcttattattttattatgttttggcTCAGTCGGATAGGTTCTTTAATGCTCTGAAAGGTCATGGTGCACTTTCCCGGTTGGTGGTTCTTCCATTTGAGAGTCATGGCTATAATGCACGTGAGAGTATTATGCATGTTTTGTGGGAGACTGATCGGTGGCTTCAGACATACTGTGTCAGCTCGTCAGATAAAACTACAGAGGTTGTATCTGAGATTGATGAGAAGAAAACACAGAATGATTCTCAAGGGAAAGTTCTTTCAGCCAGTGGAGGTGGTGAATCTGATAAGGAAGGACCAGAACAAGTAATATTTTCATCTCCAAGGGCTTCATTGTGGTAATTGTAGTTGAACCTTTGGTATTTCCTGTTTCTTAGGGCATAATTCTCCTTCGTGTTCCTTCTTCCTACAAAAGAAATTGTATTGCTGTTCAGTATCATgcttatttttcccttttgatatttctggatGCCCATTCATATCAGGATTTTAAACTTGTCTCATCCTTATGTTGGTTTCAGCTGCAAAGGTGGTTAGCAAAATCCACTTCGGGTCTTAATTTCCATTAATTTATGGTTTCACATAACCAAATTTACATTAAATGgtggaaactttttttttggcttgttcGTCTCATCCTTATGTTGGTTTTAGCTGCAAAGGTGGTTAGCAAAATCCACTTTTACTTTGTTTCACATCCCAGGTCTTAATTTCCATTAGTTTATGGTTTTACATAACCAGATTTACATTAAATGGtgggaactttttttttttttttgggcttgtTAGATGAACATAGGTTATGAAATACATCAGAGAAATTAACGTGGAAACAAAAGTCTAAGAGGTAAGGAGTGTAATAACCAAGACTTCATCGATCATATGGACTTGAAGTGGCTTCAAGTAGCAGGGATGGTTTCCATCTTAGGAGGTGTTACTATAGGCATCACGTCCAGGTCCCAGCGTTAGTAAGATGTTACAAGAAGTTAAAAAATTGTGAATGGTTAGCATTTgtacctctctctctgtctctgtctctctctctctcaccgaCACACCTATTACATGCTTACGATATTACAACTTGAGGTCCATTGCAATTGTTGACTCTGAAATCTGAACTGAGGTATGTGTTTACAGATGCTATACAACTATAGGTCTGCATGATTAAAATAAGGATCACAGCCTTTGTCTAACTGATTCATCAGCGAAAATATTTTTGACATGAATTTCCTGTCCTAGGTACCCTATGGGGAGTTTTTGGGGTTAGGTTGGGCATAAACCTCAACTCCTTGGTTACTGCCCATCCTGCTGTTGAGAAATTTGGCCCACCCTGAACACCATGAGCCTTTGCCCCTGCTTCTTTATATTCTACCAATCAATCGCTTGCAGTCTATTGACAATagtattttgaatttgaaccaACTAGTTAGGCTACTGTTCTCTTTGTGTAATGTTGTCTTTTTCTCTGTTTAG contains these protein-coding regions:
- the LOC116254264 gene encoding probable glutamyl endopeptidase, chloroplastic isoform X1, whose protein sequence is MREETMLAHKVYLFSLLPSLSPPPIKTQILSLNHQALRSFTLVRRPGFPFRRRPATTMKGMRFSSYFGASSVSASENGVSSNGSVGSLSGATQEEENSPLGNLYRLPPPEIRQIVDAPPLPALSFSPQRDKILFLKRRALPPLSELARPEEKLAGMRIDGKCNTRSRMSFYTGIGIHELMGDGTLGPEKEVHGFPTGAKINFVSWSLDGQHLSFSIRFDEDENTSSKLRVWVADVETGRARPLFQSPDVYLNAIFDNYVWVDNSTLLVCTIPISRGEPPKKPLVPCGPKIQSNEEKSVVQVRTYQDLLKDAYDEDLFDYYATTQLVLASLDGSVKAIGPPAVYTSIDPSPDHKYLLVASIHRPYSFIVPCGRFPKRVELWTADGKFIREICDLPLAEDIPIAFNSVRKGKRSIGWRPDQPSTLYWAETQDGGDAKVEVSPRDIVYAEPAEPSDGETPQILHQLDLRYGGISWCDDSLALVYESWYKTRRTRTWVISPGNKEVNPRILFDRSSEDVYSDPGSPMLRRTSAGTYVIAKIKKNDEGTYILLNGSGATPEGNIPFLDLFDINTGNKERIWQSDKQKYYETVIALMSDQHDCDLHIDQLKILTSKESKTENPQYYLVSWPDKRVHQITHFPHPYPQLADLQKELIKYQRMDGVQLTATLYLPPNYDPSKDGPLPCLFWSYPGEFKSKDAAGQVRGSPNEFAGIGPTSALLWLARGFAILSGPTIPIIGEGDDEANDRYVEQLVASAEAAVKEVVQRGVAHPSKIAVGGHSYGAFMTANLLAHAPHLFSCGIARSGAYNRTLTPFGFQNEDRTLWEATSTYVEMSPFMSANKIKKPILLIHGEEDNNPGTLTMQSDRFFNALKGHGALSRLVVLPFESHGYNARESIMHVLWETDRWLQTYCVSSSDKTTEVVSEIDEKKTQNDSQGKVLSASGGGESDKEGPEQVIFSSPRASLW
- the LOC116254264 gene encoding probable glutamyl endopeptidase, chloroplastic isoform X2 produces the protein MREETMLAHKVYLFSLLPSLSPPPIKTQILSLNHQALRSFTLVRRPGFPFRRRPATTMKGMRFSSYFGASSVSASENGVSSNGSVGSLSGATQEEENSPLGNLYRLPPPEIRQIVDAPPLPALSFSPQRDKILFLKRRALPPLSELARPEEKLAGMRIDGKCNTRSRMSFYTGIGIHELMGDGTLGPEKEVHGFPTGAKINFVSWSLDGQHLSFSIRFDEDENTSSKLRVWVADVETGRARPLFQSPDVYLNAIFDNYVWVDNSTLLVCTIPISRGEPPKKPLVPCGPKIQSNEEKSVVQVRTYQDLLKDAYDEDLFDYYATTQLVLASLDGSVKAIGPPAVYTSIDPSPDHKYLLVASIHRPYSFIVPCGRFPKRVELWTADGKFIREICDLPLAEDIPIAFNSVRKGKRSIGWRPDQPSTLYWAETQDGGDAKVEVSPRDIVYAEPAEPSDGETPQILHQLDLRYGGISWCDDSLALVYESWYKTRRTRTWVISPGNKEVNPRILFDRSSEDVYSDPGSPMLRRTSAGTYVIAKIKKNDEGTYILLNGSGATPEGNIPFLDLFDINTGNKERIWQSDKQKYYETVIALMSDQHDCDLHIDQLKILTSKESKTENPQYYLVSWPDKRVHQITHFPHPYPQLADLQKELIKYQRMDGVQLTATLYLPPNYDPSKDGPLPCLFWSYPGEFKSKDAAGQVRGSPNEFAGIGPTSALLWLARGFAILSGPTIPIIGEGDDEANDRYVEQLVASAEAAVKEVVQRGVAHPSKIAVGGHSYGAFMTANLLAHAPHLFSCGIARSGAYNRTLTPFGFQNEDRTLWEATSTYVEMSPFMSANKIKKPILLIHGEEDNNPGTLTMQSDRFFNALKGHGALSRLVVLPFESHGYNARESIMHVLWETDRWLQTYCVSSSDKTTEVVSEIDEKKTQNDSQGKVLSASGGGESDKEGPEQVIFSSPRASL
- the LOC116254264 gene encoding probable glutamyl endopeptidase, chloroplastic isoform X3, with the protein product MREETMLAHKVYLFSLLPSLSPPPIKTQILSLNHQALRSFTLVRRPGFPFRRRPATTMKGMRFSSYFGASSVSASENGVSSNGSVGSLSGATQEEENSPLGNLYRLPPPEIRQIVDAPPLPALSFSPQRDKILFLKRRALPPLSELARPEEKLAGMRIDGKCNTRSRMSFYTGIGIHELMGDGTLGPEKEVHGFPTGAKINFVSWSLDGQHLSFSIRFDEDENTSSKLRVWVADVETGRARPLFQSPDVYLNAIFDNYVWVDNSTLLVCTIPISRGEPPKKPLVPCGPKIQSNEEKSVVQVRTYQDLLKDAYDEDLFDYYATTQLVLASLDGSVKAIGPPAVYTSIDPSPDHKYLLVASIHRPYSFIVPCGRFPKRVELWTADGKFIREICDLPLAEDIPIAFNSVRKGKRSIGWRPDQPSTLYWAETQDGGDAKVEVSPRDIVYAEPAEPSDGETPQILHQLDLRYGGISWCDDSLALVYESWYKTRRTRTWVISPGNKEVNPRILFDRSSEDVYSDPGSPMLRRTSAGTYVIAKIKKNDEGTYILLNGSGATPEGNIPFLDLFDINTGNKERIWQSDKQKYYETVIALMSDQHDCDLHIDQLKILTSKESKTENPQYYLVSWPDKRVHQITHFPHPYPQLADLQKELIKYQRMDGVQLTATLYLPPNYDPSKDGPLPCLFWSYPGEFKSKDAAGQVRGSPNEFAGIGPTSALLWLARGFAILSGPTIPIIGEGDDEANDRYVEQLVASAEAAVKEVVQRGVAHPSKIAVGGHSYGAFMTANLLAHAPHLFSCGIARSGAYNRTLTPFGFQNEDRTLWEATSTYVEMSPFMSANKIKKPILLIHGEEDNNPGTLTMQSDRFFNALKGHGALSRLVVLPFESHGYNARESIMHVLWETDRWLQTYCVSSSDKTTEVVSEIDEKKTQNDSQGKVLSASGGGESDKEGPEQISLLF